A single genomic interval of Methyloceanibacter caenitepidi harbors:
- the clpA gene encoding ATP-dependent Clp protease ATP-binding subunit ClpA — protein MASFSTSLEQALRRALQYANERSHEYATLEHLLLSLLDDRDAAAVMRACDVDLDLLREKLTGYIDNELSGLVLDNHGDAQPTAGFQRVIHRAVAHVQSSGREEVTGANVLVAIFAERESHAAFFLQEQHMTRFDAVNYISHGIAKRGGMSDARPVRGIDDDAATVEGGEDKKRGADALEVYCINLNQKARTGRIDPLIGREAEVQRTIQVLCRRQKNNPLFVGDPGVGKTAIAEGLARRIVMADVPEVLSDATIFQLDMGALLAGTRYRGDFEERLKAVMREIENFPGAIMFIDEIHTVIGAGATSGGAMDASNLLKPALQSGSLRCIGSTTYKEYRQHFEKDRALVRRFQKIDVKEPSVPDTIEILKGLKPYFEDFHRIRYTNQAIKSAVELSAKYIHDRKLPDKAIDVIDETGASQMLVPQRQRRKTIGVKEVENTIATMARIPPKTISKTDAEVLRGIDEDLKRVVFGQDKAIEALGAAIKLSRAGLREPGKPIGCYMFSGPTGVGKTEVARQLATLLGVELLRFDMSEYMERHTVSRLIGAPPGYVGFDQGGLLTDGVDQHPHCVLLLDEVEKAHPDLFNILLQVMDHGKLTDHNGKHVDFQNVILIMTTNAGAADMAKAAIGFNRTKREGDDEEAINRLFSPEFRNRLDAIIPFGALPPSVIAQVVEKFVFQLEAQLGDRNITIELTPEANAWLADRGYDEKFGARPLARVIQENIKKPLAEEILFGALKDGGTVRVVVKEEGGEKSLDFDYISADAPIKPRDADEKAAEAKVKAKASKSKPKRSRKPRGGTKASGSGSVPKVPLGED, from the coding sequence GTGGCTTCTTTTTCGACCAGTTTAGAGCAGGCCCTGCGGCGCGCGCTTCAATATGCGAACGAGCGCAGCCACGAATACGCGACGCTGGAGCACCTGCTCCTGTCGCTCCTCGACGACCGCGACGCGGCCGCCGTCATGCGTGCCTGCGATGTCGATCTCGATTTGCTGCGGGAAAAACTGACCGGCTATATCGACAATGAGCTGTCGGGCCTCGTCCTCGACAATCACGGCGATGCGCAACCGACCGCCGGCTTCCAGCGCGTGATCCATCGCGCCGTTGCTCACGTGCAGTCGAGCGGCCGGGAAGAGGTGACCGGCGCCAACGTGTTGGTCGCGATCTTCGCCGAGCGGGAGAGCCATGCGGCGTTCTTCCTGCAAGAGCAGCACATGACCCGGTTCGATGCGGTCAACTACATCAGCCATGGCATCGCCAAGCGCGGCGGCATGTCCGACGCACGGCCTGTGCGCGGCATCGATGACGACGCAGCGACCGTGGAAGGCGGCGAGGACAAGAAACGCGGCGCCGATGCGCTCGAGGTCTATTGCATCAACCTGAACCAGAAGGCCCGCACGGGCCGGATCGATCCGCTCATCGGCCGCGAGGCCGAGGTCCAGCGCACGATCCAGGTCCTGTGCCGCCGGCAGAAGAACAACCCCCTGTTCGTGGGCGACCCGGGCGTTGGCAAGACCGCCATCGCCGAGGGCCTCGCGCGGCGCATCGTCATGGCCGACGTGCCGGAAGTCCTGTCCGACGCCACCATCTTCCAGCTGGATATGGGTGCGTTGCTGGCGGGCACGCGCTATCGCGGCGACTTCGAGGAGCGCCTCAAGGCCGTGATGCGGGAGATCGAGAATTTCCCGGGCGCGATCATGTTCATCGATGAGATCCACACGGTGATCGGCGCGGGCGCGACCTCGGGCGGCGCCATGGACGCTTCGAACCTGTTGAAGCCGGCGCTGCAATCGGGCTCGCTGCGCTGCATCGGCTCGACCACCTACAAGGAATACCGTCAGCACTTCGAGAAGGACCGGGCCTTGGTGCGCCGCTTCCAGAAGATCGACGTGAAGGAGCCGTCCGTGCCCGACACGATCGAGATCCTGAAGGGCCTCAAGCCGTACTTCGAGGACTTCCATCGCATTCGCTACACGAACCAGGCGATCAAATCCGCGGTGGAGCTGTCGGCGAAATACATTCACGACCGGAAGCTGCCCGATAAGGCGATCGACGTGATTGACGAGACGGGCGCCTCGCAGATGCTCGTGCCCCAGAGGCAGCGGCGGAAGACCATCGGCGTCAAGGAGGTGGAGAACACCATCGCCACTATGGCCCGGATTCCGCCGAAGACCATCTCCAAGACCGACGCGGAGGTGCTGCGCGGGATCGACGAGGATCTGAAGCGCGTCGTGTTCGGGCAGGACAAGGCCATCGAGGCCCTGGGCGCGGCCATCAAGTTGAGCCGTGCGGGCCTGCGCGAGCCGGGCAAGCCCATCGGCTGCTACATGTTCTCCGGCCCCACCGGCGTCGGAAAGACCGAAGTCGCACGCCAGCTCGCCACGCTGCTTGGCGTCGAGTTGCTGCGCTTCGACATGAGCGAGTACATGGAGCGCCACACCGTGTCGCGCCTGATTGGTGCGCCTCCCGGCTATGTGGGCTTCGACCAGGGCGGTCTCCTGACCGACGGTGTGGATCAGCATCCCCATTGCGTGCTGCTGCTCGACGAGGTCGAGAAAGCCCACCCGGACCTGTTCAACATCCTTCTGCAGGTGATGGACCACGGTAAGCTGACCGACCACAACGGCAAGCACGTGGACTTCCAGAACGTCATCCTGATCATGACGACGAATGCCGGCGCAGCCGACATGGCCAAGGCGGCGATCGGGTTCAATCGCACCAAGCGCGAGGGCGACGACGAGGAGGCGATCAACCGCCTGTTCTCGCCGGAGTTCCGCAACCGCCTCGATGCGATCATCCCGTTCGGCGCGCTGCCGCCGTCCGTCATCGCGCAGGTCGTCGAGAAGTTCGTGTTCCAGCTCGAAGCCCAGCTTGGAGACCGGAACATCACGATCGAGCTGACCCCTGAAGCCAACGCGTGGCTGGCGGATCGCGGCTACGACGAGAAGTTCGGTGCGCGGCCGCTGGCGCGCGTGATCCAGGAGAACATCAAGAAGCCGCTGGCGGAGGAGATTCTCTTCGGTGCGCTGAAGGATGGCGGCACAGTGCGCGTGGTCGTGAAGGAGGAAGGCGGCGAGAAGAGCCTCGACTTCGACTACATCTCGGCCGACGCCCCGATCAAGCCGCGCGACGCCGACGAGAAGGCAGCCGAGGCCAAGGTCAAGGCGAAGGCGTCGAAGTCGAAACCCAAGCGCAGCCGCAAGCCCCGTGGCGGCACGAAAGCGAGCGGCTCCGGCTCGGTGCCCAAAGTCCCCCTCGGCGAGGACTGA
- a CDS encoding RidA family protein yields MAGTIEARLQALDIALPEAKPPVASYVPFIHMNGQLLISGQLPMQDGAIAVKGQLGGNVTLEDGQAAARLCALNIMAQAKLALGDLDRITQLLRLNGFVCAAPEFGDHPKVINGASDMFVEVFGDKGRHTRIAVGCASLPLNAAVEIDAVFAID; encoded by the coding sequence ATGGCAGGCACGATCGAAGCACGGCTCCAAGCCCTAGACATCGCGCTGCCCGAGGCGAAGCCACCGGTCGCCAGCTATGTGCCATTCATCCATATGAACGGACAGCTTCTGATCTCGGGGCAACTGCCCATGCAGGACGGCGCAATTGCCGTCAAAGGTCAGCTCGGCGGCAACGTCACATTGGAGGACGGGCAGGCTGCAGCGCGCCTCTGTGCGCTGAACATCATGGCCCAGGCCAAGCTGGCCCTGGGCGATCTCGACCGCATCACACAGCTTCTGCGCCTGAACGGTTTTGTCTGCGCCGCGCCAGAGTTCGGCGACCATCCCAAGGTCATCAACGGCGCATCGGATATGTTCGTGGAGGTGTTCGGCGACAAGGGACGCCACACGCGCATTGCCGTCGGCTGCGCGAGCCTACCACTGAACGCAGCGGTCGAGATCGATGCGGTGTTTGCCATAGACTGA
- a CDS encoding phasin family protein yields MIKGFEEFQKVGKDGFDAYVRSFGEMNKGFQAIAAEFTDYSKKAFEDSTKAFEQLAGAKSIEQAIEIQSQFAKKAYDGYMAEMTKIGEMYAGLAKDAYKPMEAAMAKKAA; encoded by the coding sequence ATGATCAAAGGTTTTGAAGAGTTTCAGAAAGTTGGCAAAGACGGTTTTGACGCCTATGTGCGCTCGTTCGGCGAGATGAACAAAGGCTTTCAGGCCATTGCCGCCGAGTTCACCGACTATTCCAAGAAGGCGTTTGAAGATTCCACGAAGGCTTTCGAGCAGCTTGCCGGCGCCAAGTCCATTGAGCAGGCTATCGAAATCCAGTCGCAGTTCGCCAAGAAGGCCTATGACGGCTACATGGCGGAGATGACCAAGATCGGCGAGATGTATGCCGGCCTGGCTAAAGACGCGTACAAGCCGATGGAAGCCGCCATGGCGAAGAAGGCCGCGTAA
- a CDS encoding cell envelope integrity EipB family protein, with the protein MNRAKGYWLSFLVFSAALGVSQQAWAIGASHLAPHRAVYEMSLGEARSGSGVTAYDGRMVFEFTGSACRGYSLNTRLVSQITDTQGETILADVWSSTGEAGDGKSFRFHSSQRLNHRLDEATIGRASRGRSDGAITVRLTQPESEEFSLAGPVLFPTQHSIALIERAASGQNVFQAKVYDGTEKGQRVFDTTAFIGRMVKPGEDTGRLEKVAEDQKLGDMPSWPISIGYFDLADGDLTPSYQIDFRLYENGVSRDLLIDYGEYTVEGKLSSLEYLKETKCK; encoded by the coding sequence ATGAACCGCGCCAAAGGTTATTGGCTGTCTTTCCTGGTATTTAGCGCCGCGTTGGGGGTGTCCCAACAGGCCTGGGCAATCGGGGCCAGCCATTTGGCGCCCCATCGGGCGGTCTACGAAATGTCGCTTGGGGAGGCGCGCTCCGGCTCCGGCGTCACGGCCTATGACGGCCGCATGGTGTTCGAATTCACCGGGTCCGCATGCCGCGGCTATTCGCTCAACACGCGGTTGGTCAGCCAGATAACCGACACGCAAGGCGAGACGATCCTTGCCGACGTCTGGTCGTCGACCGGGGAGGCCGGCGACGGGAAGTCTTTCCGGTTTCACTCCTCGCAGCGGTTGAACCACCGGCTCGACGAGGCGACCATCGGTCGGGCCAGCCGCGGCCGCTCCGATGGGGCGATTACCGTCAGACTCACCCAGCCCGAGTCCGAAGAGTTCAGCCTCGCGGGGCCCGTCCTGTTCCCGACCCAGCACAGCATCGCGTTGATCGAGCGCGCGGCCAGCGGCCAGAACGTGTTTCAGGCGAAGGTCTACGACGGCACGGAGAAGGGTCAGCGGGTCTTCGATACGACCGCTTTCATCGGACGCATGGTGAAACCGGGCGAGGACACGGGCCGGCTCGAGAAGGTTGCGGAGGACCAGAAGCTTGGCGACATGCCCTCTTGGCCCATCTCGATCGGCTATTTCGATCTGGCGGACGGAGACCTGACCCCGAGCTACCAGATCGACTTCCGGCTCTATGAAAACGGCGTTAGCCGCGATCTGCTCATCGACTATGGCGAATACACGGTCGAGGGAAAGCTGAGCTCGCTTGAGTATTTAAAGGAAACGAAGTGTAAATAG
- the clpS gene encoding ATP-dependent Clp protease adapter ClpS, with amino-acid sequence MARNGDPRRDDDSGTQIVTKVRPKTKRPSLYKVLLLNDDYTPMDFVVYILERFFNKAPEEATRIMLHVHQKGVGICGVYTYEVAETKVAQVTSFARQHEHPLQCTMEKE; translated from the coding sequence ATGGCGCGCAATGGCGACCCGCGCCGGGATGACGACTCCGGCACCCAGATTGTTACGAAGGTACGGCCCAAGACAAAACGGCCGAGCCTCTACAAGGTATTGCTCCTCAACGACGATTACACGCCGATGGATTTCGTCGTGTACATCCTCGAGCGGTTTTTCAACAAAGCTCCGGAGGAAGCCACCCGTATCATGCTGCACGTCCACCAAAAGGGCGTCGGCATCTGCGGGGTCTACACTTACGAAGTTGCCGAGACTAAGGTAGCTCAGGTCACCAGCTTTGCCCGTCAGCACGAGCATCCGCTTCAATGCACGATGGAGAAAGAGTAG
- a CDS encoding HIT family protein, with the protein MAENDAAAYDPENIFAKILKGEIPCHKLYEDDDTLAFLDIMPRTEGHALVITKEPAADLFGITPEGLGKLMAVVQTLAPKIKQAVGADGVLIQQFNGAAAGQTVFHLHVHIIPRKDGFPMRPEGAKMADPEDLNATAEKIRAELDG; encoded by the coding sequence ATGGCAGAAAACGATGCGGCGGCCTACGACCCGGAGAACATCTTCGCCAAGATTCTCAAGGGCGAGATCCCCTGCCACAAGCTCTACGAGGACGACGACACCCTCGCCTTCCTCGACATCATGCCGCGTACGGAAGGCCACGCCCTCGTCATCACCAAGGAGCCAGCGGCGGACCTGTTCGGGATCACGCCCGAAGGGCTCGGGAAGCTCATGGCCGTCGTGCAGACGCTCGCGCCGAAGATCAAGCAGGCGGTCGGCGCCGACGGCGTCCTGATTCAGCAGTTCAACGGCGCGGCCGCGGGCCAGACCGTTTTCCACCTCCACGTCCACATCATCCCCCGCAAGGACGGCTTCCCCATGCGGCCCGAGGGCGCCAAGATGGCCGACCCGGAAGACCTCAACGCCACCGCCGAGAAGATCAGGGCCGAGCTCGACGGCTAG
- a CDS encoding glycerophosphodiester phosphodiesterase family protein: MGELYWLKRPIAHRGLHDATRGIVENSASAVKAAMRRGIAVEVDLQRAAGDMPIVFHDATLDRLTNESGPVAARDVDALHAIPLKDGGGDRILSLPELLELVGDTVPLVLEVKNHGQGDGAFEANIAKLLAGYRGPVAVMSFDPHAVAAFRQHAPTLPRGLVSCRFNDEFSKTHLSSLQRFAMRHLLTSTFARPHFVAYDIHALPAVAPLLAKFVAGLPLLAWTVRTEADLARALRYADAPIFEEIAP, translated from the coding sequence ATGGGCGAACTCTACTGGCTGAAGCGGCCGATCGCCCATCGCGGGCTCCACGACGCAACGCGCGGGATCGTCGAGAACAGCGCTTCGGCGGTAAAGGCGGCCATGCGGAGAGGCATCGCCGTCGAAGTCGATCTGCAGCGCGCGGCCGGGGACATGCCCATTGTGTTTCACGACGCCACGCTCGATCGCCTCACGAACGAAAGCGGTCCTGTCGCTGCGCGCGACGTGGATGCCTTGCACGCGATCCCCCTCAAAGACGGTGGCGGCGACCGGATCCTGTCCCTACCCGAACTCCTCGAACTCGTCGGCGACACCGTCCCGCTGGTGTTGGAGGTGAAGAACCACGGACAGGGGGACGGCGCCTTCGAGGCCAACATCGCCAAGCTGCTCGCCGGCTATCGCGGTCCAGTGGCGGTGATGTCCTTCGATCCTCACGCGGTCGCCGCCTTTCGGCAGCACGCACCCACCCTGCCCCGGGGCCTCGTTTCCTGCCGCTTCAACGACGAGTTCTCCAAGACGCATCTTTCGTCGCTGCAACGTTTCGCCATGCGGCATCTCCTCACATCCACCTTCGCACGGCCCCATTTTGTCGCTTACGATATCCACGCGCTGCCGGCTGTCGCGCCGCTGCTTGCCAAATTCGTCGCCGGCCTGCCCTTGCTGGCCTGGACCGTTCGCACCGAGGCGGATCTGGCGCGCGCGCTGCGGTATGCCGATGCGCCGATCTTCGAAGAGATCGCGCCCTGA
- a CDS encoding DnaJ domain-containing protein has protein sequence MVYFFLGCALLVALLLLGRVIVRANPTQLAGGLRKIGAVALFAVAGFLALRGALPLAIPLAAFALSLIAGSGVGGFGSGEKSKGQASHVQTERLEMELDHDTGYMDGKCLKGRFAGRTLSSLSEAEAVELYATFEADGLKEAALMEAYLDWRVPDWRQQAEEASAGAGRGGFSRGRMSVEEARAVLEVAPDASDQDIRQAHRRLMMKLHPDQGGSTYLAARINEAKDVLIGR, from the coding sequence ATGGTCTATTTCTTCCTCGGATGCGCGCTGCTCGTCGCCCTCCTATTGCTCGGACGCGTGATTGTCCGGGCCAACCCGACACAACTCGCGGGCGGTCTCCGCAAAATCGGTGCGGTTGCGTTGTTCGCCGTGGCGGGCTTCTTGGCTCTGCGCGGGGCTTTGCCGCTCGCGATTCCGCTCGCCGCGTTCGCCTTGAGCCTGATCGCCGGAAGCGGCGTTGGCGGGTTCGGCTCGGGCGAGAAGTCCAAGGGCCAAGCGTCCCATGTGCAGACCGAGCGGCTGGAAATGGAGCTCGACCACGATACCGGCTACATGGACGGCAAATGCCTGAAGGGCCGGTTTGCGGGGCGCACGCTCTCGTCCTTGAGCGAGGCCGAAGCCGTCGAGCTCTACGCCACCTTCGAGGCAGACGGTCTGAAGGAAGCGGCCCTCATGGAGGCCTATCTCGACTGGCGTGTGCCGGATTGGCGCCAGCAGGCCGAAGAGGCGAGTGCCGGCGCCGGAAGAGGCGGGTTCTCCAGGGGGCGCATGAGTGTCGAGGAAGCGCGCGCCGTGCTCGAGGTCGCGCCAGACGCCTCGGATCAGGACATTCGGCAGGCGCATCGCCGGCTGATGATGAAGCTGCACCCTGATCAGGGCGGGTCCACCTACCTGGCGGCCCGCATCAACGAAGCGAAGGATGTGCTGATCGGCCGTTAG
- a CDS encoding dodecin family protein encodes MTMLKVIEVLAESNKSWEDAAQTALKTAEKSVRNVRSIYIKNFEASVENGKITKYRINGKISFVLD; translated from the coding sequence ATGACAATGCTCAAAGTGATCGAAGTTCTGGCCGAATCCAACAAGAGCTGGGAGGACGCCGCGCAGACCGCCCTGAAGACGGCCGAGAAGAGCGTGCGCAACGTGCGCTCGATCTACATCAAGAATTTCGAGGCGTCGGTCGAGAACGGCAAGATCACCAAATACCGTATCAACGGCAAGATCTCGTTCGTACTGGACTAG
- a CDS encoding D-alanyl-D-alanine carboxypeptidase yields the protein MFEQLKFDSEPRGSWIRSSWISKSSASMRQVTKISLVLLLALGVTLTHVGEAFADKRVKAAIIVDANTNNVLYSQSADVLRSPASLTKIMTLYVLFAYMRAGRFSPDTQLKVSKHAASQSPTKLYLKPGSTIAVKDAIKALVTKSANDAAAVIAENVGGSEENFARIMTQTARNLGMKNTTYRNASGLPNNEQLTTARDQAILAMHIMQDYPEYYSVFETKYFDYKGRKYRNHNRLLFTYKGTTGIKTGYTRASGFNLTAAVQRGDKHLVGVVLGGSTSSLRNAAMTSLLDKHWSRASSKKSGATNFIASLLGTPNPPRPSRKPVVSVASAAVPVASHTPPAQPAVAQPAVAQAPVVQPAVAQPAQQRPIVQASLAPSLAPNRLSAPSPASTNRMGDYHVQVGSYTSPADAQNRLGMVRQRAPQLLDGHLPFTATFEKDNKEWYRARFAGFSKTDARSTCEALKRMRLDCIALAAE from the coding sequence GTGTTCGAACAGCTCAAATTTGACTCCGAGCCGCGCGGGTCGTGGATCCGCTCGTCCTGGATCAGCAAGTCTTCGGCCTCCATGCGTCAGGTGACGAAGATCAGTCTGGTGCTCCTGCTGGCGCTCGGCGTGACGCTGACGCATGTCGGCGAGGCTTTTGCCGACAAGCGCGTGAAGGCCGCCATCATCGTCGATGCGAACACGAACAACGTGCTCTATTCCCAGTCCGCCGACGTCCTGCGTTCGCCGGCCTCGCTCACGAAGATCATGACGCTCTACGTCCTGTTCGCCTACATGCGGGCAGGCCGATTCAGCCCCGACACCCAGCTGAAGGTCTCCAAGCACGCCGCCAGCCAGTCTCCGACCAAGCTCTACCTCAAGCCCGGTTCCACCATCGCCGTGAAGGACGCCATCAAGGCCCTGGTCACCAAGTCGGCCAACGACGCCGCCGCGGTCATCGCGGAAAATGTGGGCGGCTCGGAGGAGAATTTCGCGCGCATCATGACCCAGACGGCGCGCAATCTAGGCATGAAGAACACGACCTACCGTAACGCGTCGGGACTGCCAAACAATGAGCAGCTGACCACGGCCCGGGACCAGGCGATCCTCGCCATGCACATCATGCAGGACTACCCGGAGTACTACAGCGTCTTCGAGACCAAGTACTTCGACTACAAGGGCAGAAAGTACCGGAACCACAATCGCCTGCTCTTCACCTACAAGGGCACCACAGGCATCAAGACCGGCTATACGCGTGCCAGCGGATTCAACCTTACGGCTGCAGTGCAGCGCGGCGACAAGCACCTGGTGGGTGTCGTCCTTGGCGGCAGCACCAGCTCGCTGCGCAATGCTGCCATGACCTCGCTGCTCGACAAGCACTGGTCGAGAGCCTCGTCGAAGAAGTCGGGTGCCACGAACTTCATTGCATCGCTGCTCGGAACGCCAAATCCGCCGCGGCCCTCGCGCAAACCGGTTGTCTCTGTGGCGAGCGCCGCCGTCCCTGTCGCGAGCCACACGCCGCCTGCTCAGCCTGCCGTCGCTCAGCCGGCTGTCGCCCAGGCCCCAGTCGTGCAGCCCGCCGTCGCACAACCGGCACAGCAGCGTCCTATCGTGCAGGCAAGCCTTGCCCCGAGCCTTGCGCCGAACCGACTGTCGGCGCCGAGCCCCGCTTCAACGAACCGCATGGGCGACTATCACGTCCAAGTCGGGTCCTATACCTCGCCAGCCGATGCCCAGAACCGGCTCGGCATGGTGCGCCAGCGCGCGCCGCAGCTGCTTGATGGGCACCTGCCCTTCACGGCGACGTTCGAGAAAGACAACAAGGAATGGTACCGGGCCCGGTTTGCCGGCTTCTCGAAAACCGACGCGCGCAGTACCTGCGAAGCGTTGAAGCGCATGCGGCTCGATTGCATCGCCCTCGCCGCCGAGTAG
- a CDS encoding GNAT family N-acetyltransferase, whose amino-acid sequence MTGSPDTKRGMDTPTERNEQNAPDHGAETHHAPGKSAPEAVVRIASRIADVPADQWDACAIGDSVLTAPPNPFVTHAFLKALEESGSATRETGWLPQHLLYEDGQGHLLGCMPCYLKGHSQGEYVFDHGWAEAYMRAGGDYYPKLQAAVPFSPVPGPRLLVRNSDTRMERQALLLEAGRTLTNRLGVSSLHITFMTRDEWRLAGELGYLQRTDQQFHWHNDGYGSFDDFLSALASRKRKAIKRERRDALSNDIEIEWLTGSALTEAHWDAFFAFYMDTGARKWGRPYLTRKAFSLFSETMADRLLLVMAKRGADYIAGALNVIGADTLYGRYWGALETHDFLHFEVCYYQAIDYAIAHGLARVEAGAQGSHKLARGYVPTETYSAHYIADPRLRAPVAEYLQRERLAVAEENALLAAESPYRKETPQRA is encoded by the coding sequence ATGACCGGATCGCCGGACACGAAGCGCGGCATGGACACACCAACGGAACGGAACGAGCAAAACGCGCCAGATCACGGCGCCGAAACCCATCACGCTCCCGGGAAGAGCGCCCCGGAAGCGGTTGTGCGCATCGCGAGCCGGATCGCCGACGTACCGGCGGACCAGTGGGACGCGTGCGCGATTGGCGATAGCGTCTTAACAGCGCCCCCCAACCCTTTCGTCACCCATGCTTTTCTGAAAGCGCTCGAGGAGAGTGGTTCGGCCACACGAGAGACCGGCTGGCTGCCCCAGCATCTGCTCTACGAGGACGGCCAGGGTCACCTGCTCGGGTGCATGCCCTGCTACCTGAAGGGCCATAGCCAGGGCGAGTACGTCTTCGACCACGGCTGGGCCGAAGCCTATATGCGGGCGGGCGGCGATTACTATCCGAAGCTCCAGGCGGCGGTGCCGTTCTCCCCCGTACCGGGGCCGCGGCTGCTCGTCCGGAACTCCGACACCCGCATGGAACGGCAGGCCCTGCTGTTGGAAGCGGGCCGGACGCTGACGAACAGGCTCGGCGTGTCTTCGCTGCACATCACCTTCATGACGCGTGATGAGTGGCGGCTCGCCGGCGAACTCGGCTATCTGCAGCGGACCGATCAGCAGTTCCACTGGCACAATGACGGCTACGGCAGCTTCGACGACTTCTTGAGCGCCCTCGCCTCGCGCAAGCGCAAAGCCATCAAGCGCGAACGCCGCGATGCGCTCAGTAACGATATCGAGATCGAATGGCTCACCGGATCCGCCCTGACCGAAGCGCATTGGGACGCATTCTTCGCCTTCTACATGGACACCGGCGCGCGCAAATGGGGCCGTCCCTACCTGACCCGCAAAGCGTTCAGCCTCTTCAGCGAGACCATGGCCGACCGGCTGCTGCTCGTCATGGCCAAGCGCGGCGCGGACTATATCGCGGGCGCGCTCAACGTGATCGGCGCGGACACGCTCTATGGCCGCTATTGGGGCGCGCTCGAGACCCACGACTTCTTGCATTTCGAGGTCTGCTATTACCAGGCCATCGACTATGCGATCGCTCACGGTCTTGCCCGCGTCGAGGCCGGCGCCCAAGGGAGCCACAAGCTGGCGCGCGGCTATGTCCCAACCGAGACATACAGCGCGCACTACATCGCCGACCCGCGGCTCAGAGCGCCCGTCGCCGAATATCTTCAGCGCGAGCGGCTAGCCGTGGCCGAGGAGAATGCGCTGCTCGCGGCGGAGTCGCCGTATCGGAAGGAAACGCCGCAGCGCGCCTAG